One window of the Thermasporomyces composti genome contains the following:
- the menD gene encoding 2-succinyl-5-enolpyruvyl-6-hydroxy-3-cyclohexene-1-carboxylic-acid synthase: MNPSTALAQVFVDEMWRNGVREAVLAPGSRSAPLAFALHASDAQGRIRLHVRIDERAAGFLALGLAKASRRPVPVVCTSGTAAANLHPAVLEAHHAGVPLVVLTADRPPELRGVGANQTTDQLKLYGTAVRMFHEVGAPERRAGQNAYWRELIGRALAIARGFRDRDPGPVHLNVAFREPLVPDVGDTGEDWPESLEGRPNGARWTRIERATTDRISWLDPGPRTIVVAGDGADVQARWLAETAGWPLLAEPSSGARSGPNALGPYRLILASDSDLVRQVERVVVYGWPTLSRPVTQLLSRDDVEVVVVSRRPAWSDPGHRAYRVSGAVALEGTVDGAGRREPDEWLSAWLEADQRARAAVRKVLAEEPELTGPLVAREVAAAVPGGGLLVAGSSNAIRDLDLAADPWTNRLVDESGRIDPRDHRRVLANRGLAGIDGTLSTAIGAALVHRTGPAFALVGDLAFLHDSNALVRGAYEARPDLTIVVVNDDGGGIFTTLEQGAPAYEDVFDRLFGTPHGVDIGTLAAATRTPYTLVRTRQELRAALSRSRGLRVVEVRTDRSRLRELHERLRAAVADAVVG, translated from the coding sequence ATGAATCCCTCCACGGCACTCGCGCAGGTCTTCGTCGACGAGATGTGGCGAAACGGCGTGCGCGAGGCCGTGCTCGCCCCCGGCTCTCGCAGCGCGCCGTTGGCCTTCGCGCTCCACGCCTCCGACGCGCAGGGGCGGATCCGGCTGCACGTCCGGATAGACGAGCGCGCCGCCGGCTTCCTCGCCCTCGGGCTCGCCAAGGCGAGTCGACGTCCGGTTCCTGTCGTGTGCACGTCGGGTACGGCCGCGGCCAACCTGCACCCGGCGGTCCTGGAGGCCCACCACGCCGGGGTCCCCTTGGTCGTCCTCACCGCGGACCGGCCGCCGGAGCTGCGGGGCGTCGGCGCGAACCAGACCACCGACCAGCTCAAGCTGTACGGCACCGCGGTCCGCATGTTCCACGAGGTGGGGGCGCCGGAGCGGCGGGCCGGGCAGAACGCCTACTGGCGGGAGCTCATCGGGCGCGCGCTCGCGATCGCTCGTGGGTTCCGGGACCGCGACCCCGGACCGGTGCACCTCAACGTGGCGTTCCGGGAGCCGTTGGTCCCCGACGTCGGCGACACCGGCGAGGACTGGCCGGAGTCGTTGGAGGGGCGGCCCAACGGTGCGCGGTGGACCCGCATCGAACGCGCCACGACCGACCGCATCTCCTGGTTGGACCCGGGGCCGCGGACGATCGTCGTCGCGGGCGACGGCGCTGACGTCCAGGCCCGGTGGCTGGCCGAGACCGCCGGGTGGCCGTTGCTGGCGGAGCCGTCGAGTGGTGCGCGGTCCGGTCCGAACGCGCTCGGACCCTACCGGCTGATTCTGGCCAGTGACAGCGACCTGGTCCGCCAGGTCGAACGAGTCGTGGTCTATGGATGGCCGACCCTGTCCCGCCCCGTCACCCAGCTGCTCAGTCGCGACGACGTCGAGGTGGTCGTGGTGTCGCGACGCCCCGCCTGGTCCGACCCCGGGCATCGGGCGTACCGGGTCAGTGGCGCGGTGGCCCTCGAGGGGACCGTCGACGGCGCCGGACGAAGGGAACCGGACGAGTGGCTGTCGGCCTGGCTCGAGGCGGACCAGCGCGCTCGGGCGGCGGTACGGAAGGTGCTCGCTGAGGAGCCGGAACTGACCGGCCCGCTCGTCGCGCGGGAGGTCGCCGCGGCGGTGCCGGGAGGCGGCCTCCTCGTGGCTGGCTCCTCCAACGCGATCCGCGATCTCGACCTGGCCGCCGACCCGTGGACCAACCGGCTCGTCGACGAGAGCGGGCGGATCGACCCCCGCGACCACCGGCGGGTGCTCGCCAACCGAGGGTTGGCCGGCATCGACGGCACGCTGTCGACGGCGATCGGCGCCGCGCTCGTCCACCGCACGGGACCGGCGTTCGCGCTGGTCGGCGACCTGGCGTTCCTCCACGACTCCAACGCGCTCGTGCGCGGGGCCTACGAAGCTCGGCCGGACCTCACCATCGTCGTCGTGAACGACGACGGCGGCGGCATCTTCACCACGCTGGAGCAGGGCGCGCCCGCCTACGAGGACGTGTTCGACCGGCTCTTCGGGACACCGCACGGCGTGGACATCGGAACGCTGGCGGCGGCCACGCGGACGCCGTACACGTTGGTCCGCACCCGGCAGGAGCTGCGCGCGGCACTGTCCCGCTCCCGCGGGCTGCGGGTGGTGGAGGTGCGCACCGACCGGTCACGGCTGCGGGAGCTGCACGAGCGTCTGCGCGCGGCCGTCGCGGACGCGGTCGTGGGCTGA
- a CDS encoding GNAT family N-acetyltransferase, translated as MRCEITSDPGEFWATTADFLLTDPVLNNVILVNVDARRSGTITDPAPASYLTVRDGSGAVVGAAMRTPPYPVYVSRLPAAAIEPVLDALLEACPDAAGLTGTVAEADALAPAWGRRTGRPVEVEMDGRIYRLDEVTPPARVSGTMRRAGPADLDLLLAWTVAFHREATPPAAREAGPEPIEMWRRELERKVAEGRVFLWDDAGPVSYAGTSRPVADVVRVAPVYTPPEHRRRGYASALVAAVSQAALDEGAVATMLYTDLANPTSNKIYAAVGYRPVADVRTYRFGRPATDAIPPSQNRAS; from the coding sequence ATGCGCTGCGAGATCACCTCGGACCCGGGCGAGTTCTGGGCGACGACCGCGGACTTCCTGCTCACCGATCCGGTGCTCAACAACGTCATCCTCGTCAACGTGGACGCGCGGCGGTCGGGGACCATCACCGATCCCGCCCCGGCGAGCTACCTGACGGTCCGGGACGGCTCCGGCGCGGTGGTCGGCGCGGCGATGCGGACGCCGCCGTATCCGGTCTACGTCTCCCGGCTGCCCGCGGCGGCGATCGAGCCCGTGCTCGACGCCTTGCTGGAGGCCTGCCCCGACGCCGCGGGACTCACCGGGACGGTGGCGGAGGCGGACGCGCTCGCGCCCGCGTGGGGTCGGCGCACCGGTCGACCGGTCGAGGTGGAGATGGACGGCCGGATCTACCGACTCGACGAGGTGACCCCGCCCGCGCGAGTGTCCGGCACGATGCGCCGGGCGGGACCCGCCGACCTGGACCTGCTCCTGGCCTGGACGGTGGCGTTCCATCGCGAGGCCACCCCTCCGGCCGCTCGCGAGGCTGGGCCCGAGCCGATCGAGATGTGGCGTCGAGAGCTGGAGCGGAAGGTGGCCGAGGGGCGCGTCTTCCTCTGGGACGACGCCGGCCCGGTCTCCTACGCCGGTACGAGCCGGCCGGTTGCCGACGTCGTGCGGGTCGCCCCGGTGTACACCCCGCCCGAGCACCGCCGGCGAGGGTACGCCAGCGCGCTGGTCGCGGCCGTCAGTCAAGCAGCCCTTGACGAGGGCGCGGTCGCCACCATGCTCTACACGGACCTGGCCAACCCGACGTCGAACAAGATCTACGCCGCCGTGGGCTACCGGCCGGTCGCCGACGTGCGGACGTATCGTTTCGGGCGTCCCGCGACCGACGCGATCCCGCCAAGCCAGAACCGCGCCAGCTGA
- the trhA gene encoding PAQR family membrane homeostasis protein TrhA yields MHMPDVGGAVHDVAQTVKPKMRGWLHAGTFPLAVVAGIVIVTLAPTPRARISTAIFAVTAALLFGVSALYHQGRWSPRTVAFLRRLDHANIFLIIAGTYTPFTMLLLDGARARVLLTLVWVGALLGVAFRVLWLGAPRWLYVPVYVALGWAAAFWLPDFLARGNVTIVTLIVVGGLFYSIGALIYAIRKPNPSPRWFGFHEVFHACTILAFMSHLAGVVLTVTAVAA; encoded by the coding sequence ATGCACATGCCGGACGTCGGCGGCGCCGTTCACGACGTCGCCCAGACCGTCAAGCCGAAGATGCGGGGATGGCTGCACGCCGGCACTTTCCCGCTCGCCGTGGTGGCGGGGATCGTCATCGTGACCTTGGCACCCACACCGCGGGCGCGGATCAGCACCGCGATCTTCGCGGTGACGGCGGCCCTGCTGTTCGGCGTGAGCGCGCTCTACCACCAGGGTCGCTGGTCGCCACGAACCGTCGCGTTCCTCCGTCGGCTCGACCACGCCAACATCTTCTTGATCATCGCGGGCACCTACACGCCGTTCACCATGCTGCTGTTGGACGGGGCCCGGGCCCGGGTGCTGCTCACGCTGGTCTGGGTCGGAGCGTTGCTCGGCGTGGCGTTCCGGGTGCTGTGGCTGGGAGCGCCACGCTGGCTGTACGTGCCCGTGTACGTCGCGCTGGGATGGGCGGCGGCGTTCTGGCTGCCGGACTTCCTCGCCCGGGGCAACGTCACGATCGTGACGCTGATCGTCGTGGGCGGGTTGTTCTACTCGATCGGCGCCCTCATCTACGCGATCAGGAAACCCAATCCGTCGCCGCGGTGGTTCGGCTTCCACGAGGTGTTCCACGCCTGCACGATCCTGGCCTTCATGTCCCACCTCGCGGGGGTCGTCCTGACGGTGACCGCCGTCGCGGCCTGA
- a CDS encoding isochorismate synthase, whose product MTESAIRDDLADRVPRLVARTTQVPDEPDLLALLAVHNPTAWIRRGEGFVGHGEAARLEVAGPDRFAIASRWWSQLTAAAAVRDDIQEPGTGLVAFGSFAFADVPGHSTLVVPEVVVGRRAGRTWVTTVSAEPSLPSTSALGRLRATTPPCPPRGVTFADGALTGAGWSAAVAEAVRRIQAGQLDKVVLARDLLAVAKAPIDLRWPLRRLAERYPVCWTYAVRGLFGATPEMLVRLENGLVTSRVLAGTIRRSDDDAHDLALAASLARSSKDLEEHEYAVRSVAEALAPHCSSINVPESPFVLHLPNVMHLATDLAGVLKDSSTSLELAAALHPSAAVCGTPTSVALQVIGELERMDRGRYAGPVGWIDAAGNGEWGIALRCAQVDDHDPTRLRLFAGCGIVADSIPEAELAEAQAKLVPIRDALSP is encoded by the coding sequence GTGACGGAATCAGCCATCCGCGACGACCTCGCGGACCGGGTTCCCCGTCTGGTGGCCCGGACAACCCAGGTCCCAGACGAACCCGACCTCCTCGCCCTCCTCGCCGTCCACAACCCGACCGCGTGGATTCGTCGAGGCGAGGGATTCGTCGGCCACGGTGAGGCCGCTCGCCTCGAGGTCGCCGGACCCGACCGGTTCGCCATCGCCAGCCGCTGGTGGTCGCAGCTCACCGCCGCGGCGGCGGTGCGGGATGACATCCAGGAGCCTGGAACCGGGCTCGTGGCGTTCGGCTCCTTCGCCTTCGCCGACGTGCCTGGTCACTCGACACTCGTCGTGCCTGAAGTGGTGGTGGGACGCCGTGCCGGGCGGACCTGGGTCACCACGGTCTCCGCGGAGCCGTCACTTCCGAGCACGTCCGCGCTGGGCCGGCTCCGGGCGACGACCCCGCCGTGCCCGCCGCGAGGCGTCACCTTCGCCGACGGCGCTCTCACCGGTGCCGGGTGGTCGGCCGCCGTCGCCGAAGCGGTTCGACGGATCCAAGCCGGTCAGCTCGACAAGGTCGTCTTGGCCCGAGACCTGCTCGCGGTCGCGAAGGCGCCGATCGACCTGCGCTGGCCGTTGCGGCGGCTGGCCGAGCGGTATCCGGTGTGCTGGACCTACGCCGTGCGTGGCCTGTTCGGCGCGACGCCCGAGATGCTCGTCCGCCTGGAGAACGGCCTGGTCACCTCACGGGTCCTCGCCGGCACGATCCGCCGCAGCGATGACGACGCGCACGACCTGGCCTTGGCCGCCTCGCTCGCCCGCTCCAGCAAGGACCTCGAGGAGCACGAGTACGCCGTCCGGTCGGTCGCGGAGGCACTCGCCCCGCACTGCTCCAGCATCAACGTCCCGGAGTCTCCGTTCGTCCTCCACCTGCCCAACGTCATGCACCTGGCGACCGATCTCGCTGGGGTGCTGAAGGACTCCTCGACGTCCCTGGAGCTGGCCGCGGCGCTGCACCCGTCCGCCGCCGTGTGTGGCACGCCGACCTCCGTCGCGCTGCAGGTGATCGGTGAGCTGGAGCGGATGGACCGCGGTCGGTACGCCGGACCCGTCGGCTGGATCGACGCCGCCGGCAACGGCGAGTGGGGCATCGCGCTGCGCTGCGCCCAGGTCGACGACCACGACCCGACGCGGCTGCGGTTGTTCGCCGGCTGCGGGATCGTGGCCGACTCGATCCCCGAGGCGGAGCTGGCCGAGGCCCAGGCCAAGCTGGTCCCGATCAGGGACGCGCTCAGCCCCTGA
- a CDS encoding demethylmenaquinone methyltransferase — protein sequence MPRASLAKSPHDVAAMFDGIADRYDLTNDLLSLGQDRLWRRAVVRAVDPRPGERVLDLAAGTGTSTQPLTRTGAFVVPCDFSLGMARVGKRTRPWLPFVAGDALRLPFSDASFDAVTMSFGLRNVVDVHGALVELRRVTRPGGRIVICEFSHPVWRPFRAVYERYLARVVPAIARRVASDPESYVYLAESIQAWPTQAELAAMMAAAGWEALEWRNLSAGIVALHRGRRP from the coding sequence GTGCCTCGTGCGTCTTTGGCGAAGTCCCCTCACGACGTGGCGGCGATGTTCGACGGCATCGCCGACCGCTACGACCTCACCAACGACCTGCTGTCCCTTGGCCAGGATCGGCTGTGGCGCCGTGCGGTCGTCCGCGCGGTGGATCCGAGACCGGGGGAGCGGGTGCTCGATCTGGCCGCTGGCACTGGGACGTCGACGCAGCCGCTGACCAGGACCGGCGCCTTCGTCGTGCCGTGCGACTTCTCCTTGGGCATGGCGCGCGTGGGCAAGCGCACCCGGCCGTGGCTTCCCTTCGTGGCCGGCGACGCGCTGCGACTGCCGTTTTCGGACGCCAGCTTCGACGCCGTCACCATGTCGTTCGGTCTGCGGAACGTCGTCGACGTCCACGGCGCGCTCGTCGAGCTACGGCGGGTGACCCGACCGGGTGGGCGGATCGTCATTTGCGAGTTCAGCCACCCGGTGTGGCGGCCGTTTCGGGCGGTCTACGAGCGCTACCTCGCCCGCGTGGTGCCCGCGATCGCCCGACGCGTGGCGTCGGACCCGGAGTCGTACGTCTACCTTGCGGAGTCCATCCAGGCCTGGCCGACGCAGGCGGAGCTGGCGGCGATGATGGCGGCGGCCGGTTGGGAGGCGCTGGAGTGGCGCAACCTCAGCGCCGGGATCGTGGCTCTGCACCGCGGGCGACGTCCGTAG
- a CDS encoding geranylgeranyl reductase family protein, with the protein MSRSTTDFDADVIVVGAGPAGSTAAYHLARTGLDVLLFEKTAFPREKVCGDGLTPRAVKQLARMGIDTSPEQGWLRNRGLRIFGGGMRLELPWPELVEFPPYGLVRKRIDFDELLARHAQKAGARLHERTTVTGPVLDERTGRVVGVRVRPTVRATTAETVAETTTTAGTGTTSEEPGVEPERAGDGTPAGDRASSEVVYRAPIVVAADGNSSRLSVAVGRQRLENRPMGVAVRTYFTSPRHDDDWLESWLELWDGPPGRSNLLPGYGWVFGMGDGTSNVGLGLLNTSRGFRNTDYRELLRAWLSGMPKEWGFTEENQVGPVRGAALPMGFNRKPHYASGLLLVGDAGGMVNPFNGEGIAYAMESAELAADVITQALTRPAGPARERVLAAYPRALRERYGGYYTLGRIFVKLIGNPQVMKVATRHGLPRPLLMRFTLKLLANLTDPRGGDAMDRLINAMCKVTPAA; encoded by the coding sequence ATGAGCCGCAGCACCACTGACTTCGACGCGGACGTCATCGTCGTCGGTGCGGGTCCCGCTGGCTCCACGGCGGCCTACCACCTCGCGCGTACCGGCCTTGACGTGCTGCTCTTCGAGAAGACCGCGTTCCCGAGGGAGAAGGTCTGTGGTGACGGGTTGACCCCGCGCGCGGTCAAGCAGCTCGCTCGGATGGGAATCGACACCTCGCCGGAGCAGGGTTGGCTCCGCAACCGCGGTCTGCGCATCTTCGGCGGGGGCATGCGGCTCGAGCTGCCGTGGCCGGAACTGGTCGAGTTCCCGCCGTACGGCTTGGTCCGAAAGCGCATCGATTTCGACGAGCTCCTCGCTCGGCACGCCCAGAAGGCCGGTGCACGTCTCCACGAGCGGACCACGGTGACCGGACCGGTCCTCGACGAGCGCACCGGACGCGTCGTCGGTGTTCGCGTCCGACCGACCGTCCGCGCGACCACGGCTGAGACGGTGGCGGAGACCACGACCACGGCCGGGACCGGGACGACGAGCGAGGAGCCGGGCGTCGAGCCCGAGCGCGCCGGTGACGGAACGCCGGCCGGCGACCGTGCGTCGAGCGAGGTCGTCTACCGTGCCCCGATCGTCGTCGCCGCCGACGGCAACTCCTCGCGACTGTCGGTGGCGGTCGGCCGGCAGCGTCTGGAGAACCGCCCGATGGGTGTCGCGGTCCGGACGTACTTCACCAGCCCCAGGCACGACGACGACTGGCTGGAGTCGTGGCTGGAGCTGTGGGACGGTCCGCCGGGCCGCAGCAACCTGCTGCCGGGTTACGGCTGGGTCTTCGGCATGGGCGACGGCACCAGCAACGTCGGGCTCGGGTTGCTCAACACCAGCCGCGGCTTCCGCAACACCGACTACCGCGAGCTGCTGCGGGCGTGGCTGTCCGGGATGCCCAAGGAATGGGGCTTCACCGAGGAGAACCAGGTCGGGCCGGTGCGTGGCGCGGCCCTGCCGATGGGGTTCAACCGCAAACCCCACTACGCTTCGGGGCTGCTGCTCGTCGGCGACGCCGGCGGCATGGTGAACCCCTTCAACGGCGAAGGGATCGCCTACGCCATGGAGTCGGCGGAGCTGGCCGCTGACGTGATCACCCAGGCGCTGACCCGCCCCGCTGGCCCGGCTCGCGAACGCGTCCTCGCGGCCTACCCGAGGGCGCTGCGGGAGCGGTACGGCGGCTACTACACGCTCGGCCGGATCTTCGTGAAGCTGATCGGAAACCCGCAGGTGATGAAGGTGGCGACCAGGCACGGACTGCCACGTCCGCTGCTGATGCGCTTCACGCTCAAGCTGCTGGCGAACCTCACCGACCCGCGCGGAGGTGATGCCATGGACCGCCTCATCAACGCGATGTGCAAGGTCACCCCGGCGGCGTGA
- a CDS encoding NADH-quinone oxidoreductase subunit A produces the protein MNLYVPILALLLLGGGFAVISVLAGALMGPKRYNRAKVESYECGIEPTPQPPGGGRFPVKYYITAMLFIIFDIEIIFLYPWAVAFDQMAMFGLVEMVLFILTVFVAYAYVWRRGGLEWE, from the coding sequence GTGAACCTCTATGTGCCGATTCTGGCGCTGCTTCTGCTAGGCGGGGGCTTCGCCGTGATCTCGGTCCTGGCCGGGGCCCTCATGGGACCGAAGCGCTACAACCGGGCGAAGGTCGAGTCCTACGAGTGTGGAATCGAGCCCACACCGCAGCCGCCCGGTGGTGGACGCTTCCCCGTGAAGTACTACATCACGGCGATGCTCTTCATCATCTTCGACATCGAGATCATCTTCTTGTACCCCTGGGCCGTCGCCTTCGACCAGATGGCGATGTTCGGCCTGGTCGAGATGGTGCTGTTCATCCTGACGGTGTTCGTGGCCTACGCCTACGTCTGGCGGCGAGGAGGCCTCGAATGGGAGTGA
- a CDS encoding NuoB/complex I 20 kDa subunit family protein produces MGIEEKLPSGVLLSTVEGLVGYFRKASVWPATFGLACCAIEMMATGAPAYDTARFGMEVFRASPRQADLMIVAGRVSQKMAPVLRQIYDQMPEPKWVIAMGVCASSGGMFNNYAIVQGVDHVVPVDIYLPGCPPRPEMLLDAIIKLHEKIRTAKLGVNKERLLAEEERQALEAVPTSQMKGLLR; encoded by the coding sequence ATGGGCATCGAGGAGAAGCTGCCATCGGGCGTGCTCCTCAGCACCGTCGAAGGGCTTGTGGGGTACTTCCGCAAGGCGTCCGTCTGGCCCGCGACGTTCGGTCTGGCGTGCTGCGCCATCGAGATGATGGCCACGGGCGCGCCCGCCTACGACACCGCACGCTTCGGCATGGAGGTCTTCCGAGCGTCGCCGCGACAGGCCGACCTGATGATCGTCGCCGGCCGGGTCAGCCAGAAGATGGCGCCCGTGCTTCGGCAGATCTACGACCAGATGCCCGAGCCCAAGTGGGTGATCGCCATGGGCGTGTGCGCGTCCAGCGGCGGCATGTTCAACAACTACGCGATCGTCCAGGGCGTCGACCACGTCGTTCCCGTCGACATCTACCTGCCGGGCTGTCCACCGCGGCCGGAGATGCTCCTCGACGCGATCATCAAGCTGCACGAGAAGATCCGCACCGCCAAGCTCGGTGTCAACAAGGAGCGCCTGCTGGCTGAGGAGGAGCGTCAGGCTCTCGAGGCCGTGCCGACCTCGCAGATGAAGGGGCTGTTGCGATGA
- a CDS encoding NADH-quinone oxidoreductase subunit C, with translation MSDETPDQVPDERLPKRREPAPPEVIDVRRGAFGVRGSGDTSGYGGLVRRVALPGGTEPPYGGWFDEVAERLEAVLGEGDGPSFDEAIEKVVVDRGEITFFVRREHLVRVARHLRDDPALRFEFLSGVSGVHYPGDKDRELHAVYHLLSMTHNRRIRLEVVCPDADPHIPSVVPVYPTADWHERETYDFFGIIFDGHPGLTRIEMPDDWPGHPQRKDYPLGGIPVEYKGATIPPPDERRAYN, from the coding sequence ATGAGCGACGAGACACCCGACCAGGTGCCGGACGAGCGGCTACCGAAGCGGCGGGAGCCGGCCCCGCCGGAGGTCATCGACGTCCGGCGAGGGGCGTTCGGTGTGCGCGGCTCCGGAGACACCTCGGGCTATGGCGGTCTGGTCCGCAGGGTCGCCTTGCCGGGTGGGACGGAGCCGCCCTACGGCGGCTGGTTCGACGAGGTGGCCGAGCGGCTGGAGGCCGTCCTCGGCGAGGGCGACGGCCCCTCCTTCGACGAGGCCATCGAGAAGGTCGTCGTCGACCGTGGCGAGATCACCTTCTTCGTCCGGCGCGAGCACCTTGTGCGGGTGGCGCGTCATCTCCGCGACGACCCGGCGCTGCGGTTCGAGTTCCTGAGCGGTGTCTCCGGCGTCCACTACCCAGGTGACAAGGACCGCGAGCTGCACGCGGTCTACCACCTGCTGTCGATGACCCACAACCGTCGCATCCGGCTGGAAGTGGTCTGCCCCGACGCCGACCCGCACATCCCGTCGGTCGTCCCGGTCTACCCCACGGCGGACTGGCACGAGCGGGAGACGTACGACTTCTTCGGCATCATCTTCGACGGCCACCCGGGGTTGACGCGGATCGAGATGCCGGACGACTGGCCGGGTCACCCGCAGCGCAAGGACTACCCACTCGGCGGTATCCCGGTCGAGTACAAAGGCGCGACCATCCCGCCCCCGGACGAGCGGAGGGCCTACAACTGA
- a CDS encoding NADH-quinone oxidoreductase subunit D has translation MSTRTDSTRHDAAYDPYASVRETTEGKVFTVTGQDWDAVAQEIAEVAEERVVVNMGPQHPSTHGVLRLILELDGETVKDLRCGIGYLHTGIEKNMEYRTWTQGVTFVTRMDYLSPFFNEAAYVGAVERLLGIEDQIPERAKILRVLMMELNRISSHLVAIATGGMEIGALTVMTIGFREREKILDIFELITGLRMNHAYIRIGGVAQDLPPNGIERLRELVAWFKKHLKEYAELCNENPIFKQRLSDIAHLDLTGCIALGATGPVLRATGYPWDLRKTQPYWGYETYDFDVVTWDTADAYGRFRIRLAEMHESLKIVEQCIDRLEATPGPVMIQDKKIGWPSQLALGPDGLGNSLDHIRHIMGESMEALIHHFKLVTEGFRVPAGQAYFAVESPRGELGAHVVSDGGTRPYRVHFRDPSFANLQSAAAMCVGCMVADVVVAVASIDPVMGGVDR, from the coding sequence ATGTCCACGCGTACAGACAGCACCCGACACGACGCGGCCTACGACCCCTACGCCAGCGTCCGCGAGACCACCGAGGGCAAGGTCTTCACCGTCACCGGTCAGGACTGGGACGCCGTCGCCCAAGAGATCGCCGAGGTGGCCGAGGAGCGGGTCGTGGTCAACATGGGCCCGCAGCACCCGTCCACCCACGGTGTCCTCCGGCTCATCCTGGAGCTCGATGGCGAGACGGTGAAGGACCTGCGGTGTGGGATCGGATACCTCCACACCGGCATCGAGAAGAACATGGAGTACCGGACGTGGACCCAGGGGGTCACGTTCGTCACCCGGATGGACTACCTGTCGCCGTTCTTCAACGAGGCGGCTTATGTCGGCGCCGTGGAGCGGCTGCTCGGCATCGAGGACCAGATTCCCGAGCGGGCCAAGATCCTCCGGGTGCTCATGATGGAGCTCAACCGGATCTCCTCGCACCTGGTGGCCATCGCGACCGGTGGCATGGAGATCGGCGCGCTCACCGTCATGACGATCGGGTTCCGGGAGCGGGAGAAGATCCTCGACATCTTCGAGCTGATCACGGGCCTGCGGATGAACCACGCCTACATCCGCATCGGCGGTGTGGCGCAGGACCTCCCGCCGAACGGCATCGAGAGGCTGCGCGAGCTGGTCGCGTGGTTCAAGAAGCACCTCAAGGAGTACGCCGAGCTCTGCAACGAGAACCCCATCTTCAAGCAGCGGTTGAGCGACATCGCTCACCTCGACCTGACCGGCTGCATCGCGCTCGGCGCCACCGGTCCGGTGCTGCGCGCCACCGGGTACCCGTGGGACCTCCGCAAGACCCAGCCGTACTGGGGCTACGAGACGTACGACTTCGACGTCGTCACCTGGGACACCGCTGACGCCTACGGGCGGTTCCGGATCAGGCTCGCCGAGATGCACGAGAGCTTGAAGATCGTCGAGCAGTGCATCGACCGGCTCGAGGCCACCCCAGGTCCGGTGATGATCCAGGACAAGAAGATCGGCTGGCCGAGCCAGCTCGCGCTCGGACCGGACGGCCTCGGGAACTCCCTGGACCACATTCGCCACATCATGGGCGAGTCGATGGAGGCCCTCATCCACCACTTCAAGCTCGTCACCGAGGGCTTCCGGGTGCCGGCGGGGCAGGCCTACTTCGCGGTGGAGTCGCCGCGTGGCGAGCTCGGCGCCCACGTGGTGTCCGACGGCGGCACGCGCCCGTACCGCGTGCACTTCCGGGACCCCTCGTTCGCCAATCTCCAGTCCGCCGCCGCGATGTGCGTGGGGTGCATGGTCGCTGACGTGGTGGTGGCGGTGGCCAGCATCGACCCCGTGATGGGGGGTGTGGACCGTTGA